The Colletes latitarsis isolate SP2378_abdomen chromosome 1, iyColLati1, whole genome shotgun sequence genome has a segment encoding these proteins:
- the Tim8 gene encoding translocase of inner membrane 8 isoform X2 encodes MSDLFSSSSSFQDDKSSKEVDNELQEFLMAEKQKAQFQAQVKIFQFKMYICEIVNT; translated from the exons ATGTCCGACCTATTTAGCAGTAGCTCATCTTTTCAAGATGATAAGTCTAGTAAAGAAGTggacaatgaattacaagaaTTTCTTATGGCTGAAAAGCAAAAAGCACAATTTCAAGCTCAG gttaaaatttttcaattcaaAATGTACATTTGTGAAATAGTAAACACATAG
- the Tim8 gene encoding translocase of inner membrane 8 isoform X1 — protein sequence MSDLFSSSSSFQDDKSSKEVDNELQEFLMAEKQKAQFQAQIHEFNDFCWEKCVDKPGSKLDSRTETCLTNCVDRFIDVSLLITNRFAQLLQKSAGSM from the exons ATGTCCGACCTATTTAGCAGTAGCTCATCTTTTCAAGATGATAAGTCTAGTAAAGAAGTggacaatgaattacaagaaTTTCTTATGGCTGAAAAGCAAAAAGCACAATTTCAAGCTCAG ATTCACGAATTCAATGACTTTTGTTGGGAAAAATGTGTGGATAAACCAGGAAGCAAATTGGACAGTCGGACAGAAACATGTTTGACCAATTGTGTTGATAGGTTTATAGATGTTTCTCTTTTAATCACAAATCGTTTTGCACAACTCTTGCAAAAATCTGCAGGAAGTATGTAA
- the Ufsp2 gene encoding UFM1 specific peptidase 2 isoform X1 → MAPQLRILSNVVERLKNVKDCVAGHLYGVMYNNTLTVLTFSINILDDIEATVNHTTLQLHMPAEVYLCGILHVGECEEKLPDTFQDIDITDNPLLLKYSHHNLKIETYFYIHQKLEAINDVKTINENDIRQEFMYIRIRGSLPLIAQNGNIMDVLEETRKNQIASGKIGFQFPSKNAFLFNNDTNLKDTSLRELLDISVYHEGTTNVKKGIIRPAGVVDAVNANILLKISRDKLSEEHNNYAPVFQYVKRPFDSLECNLAIDTLSLVNLNTNSADLYGILVESMCRNIKLIEKCFEDQLKKSEQSIKLPLPIHFRPQGFGHLLTVVYPRDHTDKETMPYREDLHKILNLDMTRPYFRYGNAVKFYNESQADNMLINPHEAILQNDDVVNSTRKISIVQGLYAYHHYMQDNFDDNGWGCAYRSLQTIISWYRLQGYTKIPIPSHYTIQKCLVDIGDKPSNFINSKQWIGSTEVGFVLETLLGITVKVLCASTGEEVSTLATNLLYHFQTQGTPVMIGGGVLAHTILGINYDQITGDVKFLILDPHYTGPEHLPTIINKGWCGWKTKDFWKKDAFYNMCLPQRPVCI, encoded by the exons ATGGCACCGCAATTGCGAATTTTATCTAACGTTGTAGAG cGATTGAAAAATGTAAAGGACTGTGTGGCAGGTCACCTGTATGGTGTCATGTACAATAATACCTTAACAGTATTAAcatttagtataaatatattgGATGACATTGAAGCTACTGTAAATCATACAACATTGCAATTACACATGCCAGCAGAAGTATATCTCTGTGGTATTTTGCATGTTGGTGAATGTGAAGAAAAACTTCCAGATACATTTCAA gaTATTGACATCACAGATAATCCATTACTTCTGAAATATTCACACCACAATTTAAAGAtagaaacatatttttatattcatcAAAAACTTGAAGCTATTAATGATGTAAAAACCATTAATGAAAATGACATTCGTCAAGAATTTATGTACATTAGAATAAGAGGAAGCTTGCCTTTAATTGCTCAAAATGGTAACATAATGGATGTATTAgaagaaactagaaaaaat CAGATTGCATCAGGAAAAATAGGATTTCAGTTTCCATCAAAAAATGCATTTCTTTTCAATAATGATACTAACTTAAAAGATACATCTTTGAGGGAACTCTTAGACATTTCTGTATATCATGAAGGAACTACAAATGTAAAAAAAGGCATTATTCGACCAGCAGGAGTTGTG GATGCTGTAAATGCTAACATACTTTTAAAAATATCCAGAGATAAACTTTCTGAGGAACATAATAATTATGCTCCGGTATTCCAGTATGTAAAAC GACCATTCGACAGTTTGGAGTGTAATCTAGCTATTGACACATTATCATTGGTCAATCTTAATACAAATTCAGCAGATTTATATGGGATATTGGTAGAATCTATGTGTCGAAATATTAAGTTAATAGAAAAATGTTTTGAGGATCAGCTTAAAAAATctgaacagtctataaaactgcCACTACCCATACACTTCAGACCTCAAGGTTTTGGACATTTACTTACAGTAGTCTATCCAAGAGATCACACTGACAAAGAAACAA tGCCATACCGTGAAGATTTACATAAAATTTTAAACTTAGATATGACTAGACCGTATTTCCGCTATGGAAACGCTGTAAAATTTTATAATGAGTCACAAGCAGATAATATGCTTATAAATCCTCATGAAGCAATTTTACAAAACGATG ATGTAGTGAATAGTACTCGAAAAATTAGCATTGTACAAGGTTTATATGCATATCATCATTATATGCAAGATAATTTTGATGATAATGGGTGGGGATGCGCGTACAGGTCTCTACAAACGATTATCTCTTGGTACCG ATTACAAGGTTATACCAAAATACCAATACCTTCTCATTATACAATACAAAAATGTTTGGTTGATATAGGAGATAAACCTTCAAATTTCATTAATAGTAAACAGTGGATTGGTTCAACAGAAGTAGGTTTTGTGCTAGAAACTCTGTTAGGTATCACTGTTAAAGTACTCTGTGCATCTACAGGTGAAGAAGTTTCAACATTAGCTACTAATTTGTTATATCATTTTCAAACACAGGGTACACCAGTAATGATTG gTGGTGGTGTATTAGCTCACACAATTTTAGGGATCAACTATGATCAAATTACTGGGGATGTAAAATTCTTAATTTTAGATCCACATTATACAGGTCCAGAACATTTACCAACAATAATAAACAAAGGTTGGTGTGGATGGAAAACAAAAGATTTTTGGAAAAAAGATGCATTTTACAACATGTGTCTTCCTCAAAGACCAGTGTGTATCTGA
- the Ufsp2 gene encoding UFM1 specific peptidase 2 isoform X2, translating to MAPQLRILSNVVERLKNVKDCVAGHLYGVMYNNTLTVLTFSINILDDIEATVNHTTLQLHMPAEVYLCGILHVGECEEKLPDTFQDIDITDNPLLLKYSHHNLKIETYFYIHQKLEAINDVKTINENDIRQEFMYIRIRGSLPLIAQNGNIMDVLEETRKNIASGKIGFQFPSKNAFLFNNDTNLKDTSLRELLDISVYHEGTTNVKKGIIRPAGVVDAVNANILLKISRDKLSEEHNNYAPVFQYVKRPFDSLECNLAIDTLSLVNLNTNSADLYGILVESMCRNIKLIEKCFEDQLKKSEQSIKLPLPIHFRPQGFGHLLTVVYPRDHTDKETMPYREDLHKILNLDMTRPYFRYGNAVKFYNESQADNMLINPHEAILQNDDVVNSTRKISIVQGLYAYHHYMQDNFDDNGWGCAYRSLQTIISWYRLQGYTKIPIPSHYTIQKCLVDIGDKPSNFINSKQWIGSTEVGFVLETLLGITVKVLCASTGEEVSTLATNLLYHFQTQGTPVMIGGGVLAHTILGINYDQITGDVKFLILDPHYTGPEHLPTIINKGWCGWKTKDFWKKDAFYNMCLPQRPVCI from the exons ATGGCACCGCAATTGCGAATTTTATCTAACGTTGTAGAG cGATTGAAAAATGTAAAGGACTGTGTGGCAGGTCACCTGTATGGTGTCATGTACAATAATACCTTAACAGTATTAAcatttagtataaatatattgGATGACATTGAAGCTACTGTAAATCATACAACATTGCAATTACACATGCCAGCAGAAGTATATCTCTGTGGTATTTTGCATGTTGGTGAATGTGAAGAAAAACTTCCAGATACATTTCAA gaTATTGACATCACAGATAATCCATTACTTCTGAAATATTCACACCACAATTTAAAGAtagaaacatatttttatattcatcAAAAACTTGAAGCTATTAATGATGTAAAAACCATTAATGAAAATGACATTCGTCAAGAATTTATGTACATTAGAATAAGAGGAAGCTTGCCTTTAATTGCTCAAAATGGTAACATAATGGATGTATTAgaagaaactagaaaaaat ATTGCATCAGGAAAAATAGGATTTCAGTTTCCATCAAAAAATGCATTTCTTTTCAATAATGATACTAACTTAAAAGATACATCTTTGAGGGAACTCTTAGACATTTCTGTATATCATGAAGGAACTACAAATGTAAAAAAAGGCATTATTCGACCAGCAGGAGTTGTG GATGCTGTAAATGCTAACATACTTTTAAAAATATCCAGAGATAAACTTTCTGAGGAACATAATAATTATGCTCCGGTATTCCAGTATGTAAAAC GACCATTCGACAGTTTGGAGTGTAATCTAGCTATTGACACATTATCATTGGTCAATCTTAATACAAATTCAGCAGATTTATATGGGATATTGGTAGAATCTATGTGTCGAAATATTAAGTTAATAGAAAAATGTTTTGAGGATCAGCTTAAAAAATctgaacagtctataaaactgcCACTACCCATACACTTCAGACCTCAAGGTTTTGGACATTTACTTACAGTAGTCTATCCAAGAGATCACACTGACAAAGAAACAA tGCCATACCGTGAAGATTTACATAAAATTTTAAACTTAGATATGACTAGACCGTATTTCCGCTATGGAAACGCTGTAAAATTTTATAATGAGTCACAAGCAGATAATATGCTTATAAATCCTCATGAAGCAATTTTACAAAACGATG ATGTAGTGAATAGTACTCGAAAAATTAGCATTGTACAAGGTTTATATGCATATCATCATTATATGCAAGATAATTTTGATGATAATGGGTGGGGATGCGCGTACAGGTCTCTACAAACGATTATCTCTTGGTACCG ATTACAAGGTTATACCAAAATACCAATACCTTCTCATTATACAATACAAAAATGTTTGGTTGATATAGGAGATAAACCTTCAAATTTCATTAATAGTAAACAGTGGATTGGTTCAACAGAAGTAGGTTTTGTGCTAGAAACTCTGTTAGGTATCACTGTTAAAGTACTCTGTGCATCTACAGGTGAAGAAGTTTCAACATTAGCTACTAATTTGTTATATCATTTTCAAACACAGGGTACACCAGTAATGATTG gTGGTGGTGTATTAGCTCACACAATTTTAGGGATCAACTATGATCAAATTACTGGGGATGTAAAATTCTTAATTTTAGATCCACATTATACAGGTCCAGAACATTTACCAACAATAATAAACAAAGGTTGGTGTGGATGGAAAACAAAAGATTTTTGGAAAAAAGATGCATTTTACAACATGTGTCTTCCTCAAAGACCAGTGTGTATCTGA
- the LOC143344820 gene encoding tyrosine-protein kinase CSK isoform X2 produces the protein MNICSCDIVVLCFLCLSAGPPRKFVYTTRFAKATAGVAMPTYHNAGGGYPNVSAPARQAKLDGNQNHHTIPSNVTSHPLLQNTPQHNVPSNLSASNIPSHPVSPTMTTHPNVTAPNITSHMNAGTPPVILTSNVTNPSNPAALSANPRHEVKLNAMPWFHGKISRETAERLLRPREDGLFLVRESTNFPGDYTLCVCYQGRVQHYRVKYKNNQLTIDDEEFFENLALLVEHYEQDADGLCTQLTKSLPKQGKQDFCVDPKAFMEAGWVIQTHELELRECIGKGEFGDVLLGVYRGERVAVKMLKDNSEAAQRFLAEASLMTSLIHDNLVKLLGLVFNNQHMYLVTEYMSKGSLVDYLRSRGRLHVSKKDQINFAYDTCAGMAYLESRHVVHRDLAARNVLVAEDNSAKVSDFGLARDENFSLEGGKLPIKWTAPEALKQNFSNKSDMWSFGILLWEIYSFGRVPYPRIPLADVVKCVEKGYKMEPPDGCPHEVYDIMRQAWDLQPEKRPTFYDIKLVLDQLKAEYTKGVN, from the exons atgaatatttgtTCATGTGACATAGTGGTATTGTGCTTCCTGTGTTTATCCGCAGGCCCGCCAAGAAAATTCGTGTATACGACAAG GTTCGCAAAGGCCACCGCGGGAGTTGCGATGCCAACGTATCACAATGCGGGTGGCGGATACCCGAATGTGTCAGCGCCAGCGCGGCAAGCAAAGCTCGATGGCAATCAAAATCACCATACGATCCCCTCAAACGTAACGTCCCATCCCCTTCTACAAAACACACCGCAACACAACGTTCCTTCCAACTTGTCTGCAAGTAACATTCCGTCCCATCCAGTATCACCGACAATGACTACGCATCCGAACGTCACCGCTCCAAACATAACCAGTCACATGAACGCCGGTACGCCTCCGGTAATCCTCACTTCGAACGTCACAAATCCTAGCAATCCCGCTGCGTTATCGGCGAATCCGAGGCACGAGGTCAAACTGAACGCTATGCC ATGGTTCCACGGGAAAATATCGCGGGAAACTGCCGAGAGATTGTTGCGACCGAGAGAAGACGGTCTGTTCCTAGTCCGGGAGTCGACGAATTTCCCCGGTGACTATACCTTGTGCGTGTGCTACCAAGGCCGCGTGCAACACTACAGAGTGAAATACAAGAACAATCAATTGACCATCGACGACGAGGAGTTCTTCGAGAACCTGGCGTTGCTGGTCGAACATTACGAGCAGGACGCCGACGGATTGTGCACGCAGTTGACGAAGTCGTTGCCGAAACAGGGTAAGCAGGACTTCTGCGTGGACCCGAAGGCGTTCATGGAGGCAGGCTGGGTGATACAGACCCACGAGTTAGAGCTGAGGGAGTGCATCGGCAAGGGGGAGTTCGGCGACGTCCTGTTGGGCGTTTATAGAGGCGAGAGGGTCGCCGTCAAGATGCTGAAGGACAACAGCGAGGCTGCGCAAAGGTTTCTGGCCGAAGCGAGCCTGATGACGTCGCTGATCCACGACAATTTGGTCAAGCTGCTCGGTCTTGTTTTCAATAATCAACACATGTACCTGGTTACCGAATATATGAGCAAAGGGTCCTTGGTGGATTACTTGAGATCACGGGGGAGATTGCACGTTTCCAAGAAGGATCAGATCAACTTCGCGTA CGACACGTGCGCTGGCATGGCGTATTTGGAGTCCAGGCACGTAGTGCACAGAGATCTGGCCGCGAGGAACGTTCTCGTCGCGGAGGACAACTCTGCCAAAGTGTCCGACTTCGGGCTGGCACGGGACGAGAACTTTTCCCTCGAGGGCGGCAAGCTGCCCATCAAATGGACCGCACCAGAGGCTTTAAAGCAGAAT TTTTCAAATAAGTCTGATATGTGGAGTTTTGGAATACTCTTATGGGAAATCTATTCCTTCGGACGTGTACCTTATCCACGAATT CCATTAGCCGACGTTGTAAAGTGCGTGGAAAAAGGATACAAAATGGAGCCACCAGATGGTTGTCCGCACGAAGTTTACGATATTATGAGACAA GCATGGGACTTACAACCTGAAAAGCGACCTACTTTTTACGATATAAAATTAGTGTTGGATCAACTGAAAGCTGAATACACCAAAGGTGTGAATTAA
- the LOC143344820 gene encoding tyrosine-protein kinase CSK isoform X1, producing MNICSCDIVVLCFLCLSAGPPRKFVYTTRFAKATAGVAMPTYHNAGGGYPNVSAPARQAKLDGNQNHHTIPSNVTSHPLLQNTPQHNVPSNLSASNIPSHPVSPTMTTHPNVTAPNITSHMNAGTPPVILTSNVTNPSNPAALSANPRHEVKLNAMPWFHGKISRETAERLLRPREDGLFLVRESTNFPGDYTLCVCYQGRVQHYRVKYKNNQLTIDDEEFFENLALLVEHYEQDADGLCTQLTKSLPKQGKQDFCVDPKAFMEAGWVIQTHELELRECIGKGEFGDVLLGVYRGERVAVKMLKDNSEAAQRFLAEASLMTSLIHDNLVKLLGLVFNNQHMYLVTEYMSKGSLVDYLRSRGRLHVSKKDQINFAYDTCAGMAYLESRHVVHRDLAARNVLVAEDNSAKVSDFGLARDENFSLEGGKLPIKWTAPEALKQNKFSNKSDMWSFGILLWEIYSFGRVPYPRIPLADVVKCVEKGYKMEPPDGCPHEVYDIMRQAWDLQPEKRPTFYDIKLVLDQLKAEYTKGVN from the exons atgaatatttgtTCATGTGACATAGTGGTATTGTGCTTCCTGTGTTTATCCGCAGGCCCGCCAAGAAAATTCGTGTATACGACAAG GTTCGCAAAGGCCACCGCGGGAGTTGCGATGCCAACGTATCACAATGCGGGTGGCGGATACCCGAATGTGTCAGCGCCAGCGCGGCAAGCAAAGCTCGATGGCAATCAAAATCACCATACGATCCCCTCAAACGTAACGTCCCATCCCCTTCTACAAAACACACCGCAACACAACGTTCCTTCCAACTTGTCTGCAAGTAACATTCCGTCCCATCCAGTATCACCGACAATGACTACGCATCCGAACGTCACCGCTCCAAACATAACCAGTCACATGAACGCCGGTACGCCTCCGGTAATCCTCACTTCGAACGTCACAAATCCTAGCAATCCCGCTGCGTTATCGGCGAATCCGAGGCACGAGGTCAAACTGAACGCTATGCC ATGGTTCCACGGGAAAATATCGCGGGAAACTGCCGAGAGATTGTTGCGACCGAGAGAAGACGGTCTGTTCCTAGTCCGGGAGTCGACGAATTTCCCCGGTGACTATACCTTGTGCGTGTGCTACCAAGGCCGCGTGCAACACTACAGAGTGAAATACAAGAACAATCAATTGACCATCGACGACGAGGAGTTCTTCGAGAACCTGGCGTTGCTGGTCGAACATTACGAGCAGGACGCCGACGGATTGTGCACGCAGTTGACGAAGTCGTTGCCGAAACAGGGTAAGCAGGACTTCTGCGTGGACCCGAAGGCGTTCATGGAGGCAGGCTGGGTGATACAGACCCACGAGTTAGAGCTGAGGGAGTGCATCGGCAAGGGGGAGTTCGGCGACGTCCTGTTGGGCGTTTATAGAGGCGAGAGGGTCGCCGTCAAGATGCTGAAGGACAACAGCGAGGCTGCGCAAAGGTTTCTGGCCGAAGCGAGCCTGATGACGTCGCTGATCCACGACAATTTGGTCAAGCTGCTCGGTCTTGTTTTCAATAATCAACACATGTACCTGGTTACCGAATATATGAGCAAAGGGTCCTTGGTGGATTACTTGAGATCACGGGGGAGATTGCACGTTTCCAAGAAGGATCAGATCAACTTCGCGTA CGACACGTGCGCTGGCATGGCGTATTTGGAGTCCAGGCACGTAGTGCACAGAGATCTGGCCGCGAGGAACGTTCTCGTCGCGGAGGACAACTCTGCCAAAGTGTCCGACTTCGGGCTGGCACGGGACGAGAACTTTTCCCTCGAGGGCGGCAAGCTGCCCATCAAATGGACCGCACCAGAGGCTTTAAAGCAGAAT AAGTTTTCAAATAAGTCTGATATGTGGAGTTTTGGAATACTCTTATGGGAAATCTATTCCTTCGGACGTGTACCTTATCCACGAATT CCATTAGCCGACGTTGTAAAGTGCGTGGAAAAAGGATACAAAATGGAGCCACCAGATGGTTGTCCGCACGAAGTTTACGATATTATGAGACAA GCATGGGACTTACAACCTGAAAAGCGACCTACTTTTTACGATATAAAATTAGTGTTGGATCAACTGAAAGCTGAATACACCAAAGGTGTGAATTAA
- the LOC143344820 gene encoding tyrosine-protein kinase CSK isoform X3 produces MPTYHNAGGGYPNVSAPARQAKLDGNQNHHTIPSNVTSHPLLQNTPQHNVPSNLSASNIPSHPVSPTMTTHPNVTAPNITSHMNAGTPPVILTSNVTNPSNPAALSANPRHEVKLNAMPWFHGKISRETAERLLRPREDGLFLVRESTNFPGDYTLCVCYQGRVQHYRVKYKNNQLTIDDEEFFENLALLVEHYEQDADGLCTQLTKSLPKQGKQDFCVDPKAFMEAGWVIQTHELELRECIGKGEFGDVLLGVYRGERVAVKMLKDNSEAAQRFLAEASLMTSLIHDNLVKLLGLVFNNQHMYLVTEYMSKGSLVDYLRSRGRLHVSKKDQINFAYDTCAGMAYLESRHVVHRDLAARNVLVAEDNSAKVSDFGLARDENFSLEGGKLPIKWTAPEALKQNKFSNKSDMWSFGILLWEIYSFGRVPYPRIPLADVVKCVEKGYKMEPPDGCPHEVYDIMRQAWDLQPEKRPTFYDIKLVLDQLKAEYTKGVN; encoded by the exons ATGCCAACGTATCACAATGCGGGTGGCGGATACCCGAATGTGTCAGCGCCAGCGCGGCAAGCAAAGCTCGATGGCAATCAAAATCACCATACGATCCCCTCAAACGTAACGTCCCATCCCCTTCTACAAAACACACCGCAACACAACGTTCCTTCCAACTTGTCTGCAAGTAACATTCCGTCCCATCCAGTATCACCGACAATGACTACGCATCCGAACGTCACCGCTCCAAACATAACCAGTCACATGAACGCCGGTACGCCTCCGGTAATCCTCACTTCGAACGTCACAAATCCTAGCAATCCCGCTGCGTTATCGGCGAATCCGAGGCACGAGGTCAAACTGAACGCTATGCC ATGGTTCCACGGGAAAATATCGCGGGAAACTGCCGAGAGATTGTTGCGACCGAGAGAAGACGGTCTGTTCCTAGTCCGGGAGTCGACGAATTTCCCCGGTGACTATACCTTGTGCGTGTGCTACCAAGGCCGCGTGCAACACTACAGAGTGAAATACAAGAACAATCAATTGACCATCGACGACGAGGAGTTCTTCGAGAACCTGGCGTTGCTGGTCGAACATTACGAGCAGGACGCCGACGGATTGTGCACGCAGTTGACGAAGTCGTTGCCGAAACAGGGTAAGCAGGACTTCTGCGTGGACCCGAAGGCGTTCATGGAGGCAGGCTGGGTGATACAGACCCACGAGTTAGAGCTGAGGGAGTGCATCGGCAAGGGGGAGTTCGGCGACGTCCTGTTGGGCGTTTATAGAGGCGAGAGGGTCGCCGTCAAGATGCTGAAGGACAACAGCGAGGCTGCGCAAAGGTTTCTGGCCGAAGCGAGCCTGATGACGTCGCTGATCCACGACAATTTGGTCAAGCTGCTCGGTCTTGTTTTCAATAATCAACACATGTACCTGGTTACCGAATATATGAGCAAAGGGTCCTTGGTGGATTACTTGAGATCACGGGGGAGATTGCACGTTTCCAAGAAGGATCAGATCAACTTCGCGTA CGACACGTGCGCTGGCATGGCGTATTTGGAGTCCAGGCACGTAGTGCACAGAGATCTGGCCGCGAGGAACGTTCTCGTCGCGGAGGACAACTCTGCCAAAGTGTCCGACTTCGGGCTGGCACGGGACGAGAACTTTTCCCTCGAGGGCGGCAAGCTGCCCATCAAATGGACCGCACCAGAGGCTTTAAAGCAGAAT AAGTTTTCAAATAAGTCTGATATGTGGAGTTTTGGAATACTCTTATGGGAAATCTATTCCTTCGGACGTGTACCTTATCCACGAATT CCATTAGCCGACGTTGTAAAGTGCGTGGAAAAAGGATACAAAATGGAGCCACCAGATGGTTGTCCGCACGAAGTTTACGATATTATGAGACAA GCATGGGACTTACAACCTGAAAAGCGACCTACTTTTTACGATATAAAATTAGTGTTGGATCAACTGAAAGCTGAATACACCAAAGGTGTGAATTAA